From the genome of Colletotrichum higginsianum IMI 349063 chromosome 4, whole genome shotgun sequence, one region includes:
- a CDS encoding Small secreted protein — translation MRLTAATTTAIGLAGLAATQASAFTPLNITALSSRDGYSVIECWQLAAEPVEARAALNYAVGGDLTRAEWSIIQPRTTVGEAWAPAVQLTVIVNGLIRITSPAPRNTSQAMPSPGAATPPGQTVAYIQPGTLSSSVVIAADPRNVSVHAGHFTEFPGDEPTVLVQVPFAGNAAPEHTVVGDGPCDRGTWAF, via the exons ATGCGCCtcacagcagcaacaacaacagcaatcGGACTCGCGGGCCTGGCCGCCACGCAGGCCAGCGCCTTCACGCCCCTCAACATCACGGCGCTGTCGAGCCGCGACGGCTACTCCGTCATCGAGTGCTggcagctcgccgccgagcccgtcGAGGCGCGCGCGGCCCTCAACTACgcggtcggcggcgacctgacGCGCGCCGAGTGGTCCATCATCCAGCCCCGGACGACGGTGGGCGAGGCTTGGGCGCCGGCTGTGCA ACTCACCGTCATTGTCAACGGCCTCATCCGCATCACGTCCCCGGCGCCCAGGAACACGTCGCAGGCCATGCCGTCACCTGGGGCCGCTACGCCGCCGGGCCAGACCGTGGCATATATCCAGCCGGGGAccctgtcgtcgtcggtcgtCATCGCGGCAGACCCGCGGAACGTGAGCGTGCACGCCGGCCACTTCACTGAGTTCCCCGGCGACGAGCCGACGGTGCTGGTGCAGGTGCCGTTCGCCGGGAACGCGGCGCCGGAGCACACCGTTGTCGGGGACGGGCCCTGTGATAGGGGGACCTGGGCGTTCTGA
- a CDS encoding Dihydroxyacetone kinase — protein sequence MSKHFYDEAEDLVLDALESLVLTHSGLSLDKSKKTLWLTNNDPNHVSLLSGGGAGHEPAHAGFVGAGMLTAAVSGSIFASPSVAQILSGISRVASPAGVLLIIKNYTGDVFHFHLAAEKAKASLGVPVEVLVVGDDVSVGRRKSGKVGRRGLAGTVLVHKVLGAYKETGASLADVARLGRAVTENLVTVGASLEHVHIPGREAAAASSDDQVELGMGIHNEPGCQVLKPRPALPKLIDAMLTQLLDTGDSDRAYVDFSDAKDIVLLVNNLGGVSPLEFGGITTKVTNALSARGLKLARVISGTYMTSLNGPGFSITLLKATPEILKYVDAGTDAVGWAYTPRNETGGDVKQRLVESGESSHGQQDGGESGVKLDVDVLKKVVAEAARRINDAEPQITAHDTQVGDGDCGVTLARGAKAVLKYAESSSVTPDAVRTAIDLTNVIEDNMDGTSGAIYSIFFAALASELRKAGAGQLGLAAWAKVAAGALDTLQQATPARQGDRTLIDALEPFVRTLGSSGSVKEAVEAARKGVEATKGMAASLGRAVYVEESAWGKVPDPGAEGVLAILEGLEAATS from the exons ATGTCGAAACACTTTTACGATGAAGCCGAGGACCTCGTTCTCGATGCCCTCGAGAGCCTTGTCCTCACGCACTCGGGCCTGAGCCTGGACAAGTCCAAGAAGA CACTCTGGCTCACGAACAACGACCCTAACCACGTTTCGCTCCTCtccggaggcggcgccggccatgAGCCCGCCCAcgccggcttcgtcggcgccggcatgctcaccgccgccgtctcgggctCCATCTTCGCCTCCCCCAGCGTCGCCCAGATCCTGTCGGGCATCTCCCGCGTCGCGAGCCCCGCCGGtgtcctcctcatcatcaagAACTACACCGGCGACGTCTTCCACTtccacctcgccgccgagaaggccaaggccagcCTCGGCGTgcccgtcgaggtcctcgtcgtcggcgacgacgtctccgtcggccgccgcaaGAGCGGCAAggtcggccgccgcgggctCGCCGGCACCGTGCTCGTCCACaaggtcctcggcgcctACAAGGAGACGGGCGCCTCGCTGGCCGACGTCGCGCGCCTCGGCAGGGCCGTCACCGAGAACCTCGTGACCGTCGGCGCCTCGCTCGAGCACGTGCACATCCCCggccgcgaggccgccgcggcgtccTCCGACGACCAGGTCGAGCTGGGCATGGGCATCCACAACGAGCCGGGATGCCAGGTGCTGAAGCCGCGGCCGGCGCTCCCGAagctcatcgacgccatgctcacccagctcctcgacacCGGCGACTCGGACCGCGCGTACGTCGACTTCTCGGATGCCAAAGACATCGTTCTCTTAGTCAACAACCTGGGCGGTGTCTCGCCGCTCGAGTTCGGCGGCATCACCACCAAGGTCACAAATGCTCTGA GTGCCCGCGGACTGAAACTGGCCCGCGTCATCTCGGGAACGTACATGACGAGTCTCAACGGCCCCGGCTTCAGCATCACGCTCCTGAAGGCCACGCCCGAGATCCTCAAgtacgtcgacgccggcaccgacgccgtcggtTGGGCGTACACGCCTCGCAACGAGACCGGCGGGGACGTGAAGCAGCGTCTGGTCGAGAGCGGCGAGTCGAGCCATGGGCAGCAGGACGGCGGTGAGAGCGGCGTGAAGC TCGACGTGGACGTCCTCAAGaaggtcgtcgccgaggcggccagGAGGAtcaacgacgccgagccGCAGATCACGGCGCACGACACCCaagtcggcgacggcgactgcGGCGTCACCCTCGCGCGCGGGGCCAAGGCCGTCCTCAAGTACGCCGAGTCGTCCTCCGTCACGCCGGACGCCGTCCGCACGGCCATCGACCTCACCAACGTCATCGAGGACAACATGGACGGCACCTCGGGCGCCATCTACTCTATCTTCTTCGCGGCGCTGGCATCGGAGCTGCGCAAGGCCGGCGCGGGCCAGCTGGGCCTCGCCGCGTGGGCGAAGGTCGCCGCGGGCGCGCTGGACACGCTGCAgcaggcgacgccggcgaggcagGGCGACAGGACGCTCATCGACGCGCTGGAGCCGTTCGTCAGGACCCTCGGGAGCTCGGGCagcgtcaaggaggccgtcgaggcggcgaggaagggcgtcgaggccaccaagggcatggcgGCGTCGCTTGGCCGCGCCGTCTACGTCGAGGAGTCGGCCTGGGGCAAGGTGCCGGACCCGGGAGCCGAGGGCGTCCTGGCCATCCTCGAGGGTCTTGAGGCGGCGACATCAtaa
- a CDS encoding Fungal specific transcription factor domain-containing protein — protein MDLDTDGVDSGVGIGTGSNGNGNANANVSLNGGIRHHPGVRRYSHSHHNGGDQNNGRHAGSGNGNATSSSSSKSNSNGTGPGSGTGTGNGNGHANGNTEQSITIASSTNGTHQHQHQHQQLASPPLTHPSASSNPPASSSSAETARRRRHRDKERVRVTRACDRCKKRKIRCTGIQPCELCIRTESHCTYNASYARGRQPPVATREDVARMDLDGLDVCVSDPNAAASASAGESSLRRTSSSMAVDVSVSVPEPVDASAPHHHHHQQQQHQQQQHHHNLLSHHHHHQDNVDDQDDDDEDDDDDDEVIMKNGITTAANTTTNTNLTAIGGPGAAEPPSRASPEPTQTDLQGHYVGPSSGVSFLLRVQKRLHQAVSFSQASSIFTFGDAPLPDFDPSGAFCVLLSKEEATTLLKRYFDFAVPTHRFLHRPTVEAWLEEFYSTMGAMRSQEDAPARRALLFMVFAQAQEYMGTTHSRENADASARYFLAADHQLSKERGAVRLTSVQARLCQCFWLLSQSRINHCWSLFGTAGHLALAIGLNRNRHADPAGGYNYIELECRRRTFWCAYSLDNYLSAALGRPRTFHDEDIDQDLPSCSEDADLHADHITPRMGRGQSLMLAPVAHVKLSRIVSMILRDLYSIRPSSFSNRCALAAKYSQNLKHWRAEMSQFLDDGVNTALLIPIFQRQRNVLNLAYWHAMILTHRPFLLSNFARLQRSGNGSNKGRRRSVPHKDQTEESVHACLDAAMHVVDTVNDLIQAGQLFRAFWFTSYFAFSAVVILYVYTIQQRTAPAETWQAYFNAASRCQTQIASLADNESTLAARYCLVLEELRTEALRQTDRQQHAEMVAAAAAAAAHQNGGGGSNNSLARAGGGGGVVVVAGGEDVQGQQPENHHLAGLNFSDVGHGEEFVGFDASPSSSLADMTSWGQFDSMVTSGFGGLEALLNDDSLRF, from the exons ATGGACCTGGACacggacggcgtcgactccggtgtcggcatcggcaccggctccaacggcaacggcaatgCCAACGCCAATGTCAGCTTGAATGGGGGGATCCGTCACCATCCCGGCGTGCGCCGCTATTCCCACTCACACCACAACGGAGGAGACCAGAACAACGGAAGACATGCTGGCAGCGGCAATGGAAAcgcgacatcgtcgtcgtcttccaaAAGTAACAGTAACGGAACAGGGCCTGGGAgtgggactgggactgggaaTGGGAACGGGCACGCCAACGGGAATACCGAGCAGAGCATCACCATCGCCAGCAGCACCAACGGAAcccaccagcaccagcaccagcaccagcagctgGCATCTCCGCCCCTCACACAtccgtcggcttcgtccaACCCCccggcatcctcctcctcggccgagacggctcgacgccgccggcaccgcgaCAAGGAGCGCGTCCGCGTCACCCGCGCCTGCGACAGGTGCAAGAAGCGCAAGATCCGCTGCACCGGCATACAGCCCTGCGAGCTGTGCATCCGCACCGAGTCCCACTGCACCTACAACGCGTCGTATGCGCGAGGTCGACAGCCGCCCGTGGCCACTCGGGAGGATGTCGCCCGAatggacctcgacggcctcgacgtgTGCGTCTCGGACCCCAACGCCGCTGCCTCCGCGTCTGCCGGCGAGAGCTCGTTGAGGAGGACATCGTCCTccatggccgtcgacgtctccGTGTCTGTCCCTGAGCCCGTTGACGCCTCTGCcccccatcatcatcatcatcaacaacaacaacatcaacaacaacaacatcatcataATCTTCTttcccatcatcatcatcatcaagacaacgtcgacgaccaagacgacgacgacgaagacgacgacgacgacgacgaggtcatcatgAAGAACGgcatcaccaccgccgccaacaccaccactAATACCAACCTGACGGCCATCGGCGGGCCCGGGGCGGCCGAGCCCCCGTCCCGGGCGTCTCCCGAGCCGACCCAGACCGACCTCCAGGGCCACTATGTCGGCCCCTCGTCCGGCGTGTCCTTTCTGCTGAGGGTCCAGAAGCGCCTCCACCAggccgtctccttctcgcaggcgtcctccatcttcacctTTGGCGAcgcgccgctgccggacTTCGACCCGAGCGGCGCCTTCTGCGTCCTGCTctccaaggaggaggccaccACCTTACTCAAGCGGTACTTCGACTTCGCCGTGCCGACGCACCGCTTCCTGCACCGCCCGACCGTCGAGGCCTGGCTCGAGGAGTTCTACAGCACCATGGGCGCCATGAGGAGCCAGGAGGACGCCCCCGCGCGCAGGGCGCTGCTGTTTATGGTCTTTGCTCAGGCGCAGGAGTACATGGGCACGACGCACTCGCGGGAGAATGCAGATGCGAG CGCTCGTTACTTCTTGGCCGCAGACCACCAGCTGTCCAAGGAGCGAGGCGCCGTTCGCCTCACCAGCGTGCAGGCCCGGCTGTGCCAGTGCTTCTGGCTGCTGTCCCAGTCGCGCATCAACCACTGCTGGAGCCTCTTCGGCACCGCCGgccacctcgccctcgccatcggcctcAACCGCAACCGCCACGCCGACCCGGCCGGCGGCTACAACTACATCGAGCTCgagtgccgccgccgcacctTCTGGTGCGCCTACAGCCTCGACAACTACCTCAGCGCCGCCCTGGGCCGCCCGAGAACGTTCCACGATGAGGACATCGATCAGGACCTCCCCTCGTGCTCCGAGGACGCGGACCTCCACGCCGATCACATCACACCCAGGATGGGCCGCGGCCAGTCCCTGATGCTTGCCCCGGTCGCTCATGTCAA ACTCTCACGCATAGTGAGCATGATCCTCAGGGATCTCTACTCCATACGcccctcgtccttctccaaCCGGTGTGCGCTGGCGGCCAAGTACTCGCAGAACCTCAAGCACTGGCGCGCCGAGATGTCGCagttcctcgacgacggcgtcaacACGGCGCTGCTCATCCCCATCTTCCAGCGGCAGCGCAACGTGCTGAACCTGGCCTACTGGCACGCCATGATCCTTACGCACCGGCCGTTCCTCTTGAGCAACTTCGCCCGCCTGCAGCgcagcggcaacggcagcaacaagggccggcgccgcagcGTCCCGCACAAGGACCAGACCGAGGAGAGCGTCCACGCGTGCCTGGACGCCGCGATgcacgtcgtcgacacgGTCAACGACCTCAtccaggccggccagctcTTCCGCGCCTTCTGG TTCACATCCTActtcgccttctccgccgtcgtcatcctgTACGTCTACACCATCCAACAgcggacggcgccggccgagacgtGGCAGGCCTACTTCAACGCCGCCTCGCGATGCCAGACCCAGATCGCGTCCCTGGCCGACAACGAGTCGACCCTCGCGGCGCGGTACTGCCTCgtgctcgaggagctgcggaCCGAGGCGCTGCGGCAGACGGACAGGCAGCAGCACGCCGAgatggtcgccgccgccgccgccgccgccgcccaccagAACGGCGGTGGAGGCAGCAACAACTCGCTCGCccgcgctggcggcggcggcggcgtcgtcgtcgtggccggGGGCGAGGACGTCCAGGGCCAGCAGCCCGAGAACCAccacctcgccggcctcaaCTTCTCCGACGTGGGCCACGGCGAGGAGTTTGTGGGCTTCGACGCGAGCCCGAGCAGTTCTTTGGCCGACATGACGAGCTGGGGCCAGTTCGACTCCATG GTCACGTCTGGCTTTGGCGGTCTCGAGGCCTTACTTAACGACGACTCGCTACGATTTTAA
- a CDS encoding Male sterility protein, which yields MAIHTEGVAARSLLTSEKPTVEIVETVKPLELRTVTDLLLRRVEEAPDVDVLAYPATARGRDDYVNYTAKDLDRFADEAARKYAQAGLLPENPSSSQAEVVALLANSDLNYVVSMFALSRMGFAVLYLSTRLSPEAYVNLLKKTDCHRIVVADRYGDAAAQINAHSDSPVSTFGILDKADYDVAEPSGERFPVFSHPNAGQRISFIVHSSGSTGLPKPIFQTHAACISNYSSGIPYRAFLTLPLFHNHGISTLFRAIYAGNRIAIYNANLPLSGTTLVRAMNATEPGSLHCVPYALKLLAETEGGIEALQRLKLVLYGGSSCPDDLGDRLVEAGVYLVGHYGATEMGQLMTSFREPGDKYWNYMRPLASAKPWLRMIPIAGDVYECVVLDGLPSKVLSNSDDPAPNSYRTRDTFVPHPTIPDAWRYLGRLDDRVTLVNGEKVLPIPYENHIREHELVQEVVVFGVGKSIPGLVIVPSENAKGLSREDILKTLGPVIEQANARAEAFGRVSPEMIEVVDVGTEYPRTDKGTVIRAAFYKQFDALIEDVYRRFDAPKDTVSRNAGGNGDGNGNGNGGGELLTLNLSQLEDHLLDLFRSTLGFPKVDKDTDFFEAGVDSLQASTARGHIQRGVDLGGKSLGQNVVFEYPNVLSLSRHLYSLRTGESVVDAEDEIDVMRRLIAKYSDFDERKPGSVTPDGETVILTGATGSLGAHLLAQVVRQPYVKAVYCLARASSAEEAESRVLQSVTSKGLGLSDGDRAKVRYLPTNLSLPDLGLPADAVAELRRTLTTVIHSAWAVNFNLGVASFEAQHIRGVHNLLNFCLATETVRPARLFFCSSVSAAAGTPIPARVRETYVENLAHAQNMGYARSKVVTEHVVKAAAAKTGMVARVLRLGQIVGDSEGGVWNQTEAIPLMIRSAKVIKALPALEEVSSSPLIPTPSWMPADKMALAVLELARLTGPRCTSCGAAPSSPDDEDADLVYQVQNPRLFHWTFDFLRALRAAGLEFQIVSQREWVRRLRESDPDPERNPTYKLLRFFEDKYDNDKPGRQGLVFETERTGRSSAAVGDGWDVVGSGLVEKMVRWMETQW from the exons ATGGCCATCCACACGGAAGgcgtggcggcgaggtcccTCCTCACGTCTGAGAAGCCGACCGTCGAGATCGTCGAGACCGTCAAGCCCCTGGAGCTCAGGACCGTCACcgacctgctgctgcggcgtGTGGAGGAGGCGCCCGACGTCGATGTGCTGGCCtacccggcgacggcgcgcggCCGGGACGACTATGTCAACTACACGGCCAAGGACCTCGACCGGTTCGCCGATGAGGCCGCGCGCAAGTACGCGCAGGCCGGTCTGTTGCCAGAG AACCCCTCGTCATCCCAAGCAGAGGTCGTCGCCCTCTTGGCCAACTCGGACCTCAACTACGTCGTCTCCATGTTCGCCCTCTCGAGGATGGGCTTCGCCGTGCTCTACCTCTCGACGCGCCTCTCGCCCGAGGCCTACGTCAACCTCCTCAAGAAGACGGACTGCCACCGGATCGTCGTCGCGGACCGGTacggcgacgcggcggcgcagaTCAACGCGCACTCGGACTCGCCCGTGTCGACGTtcggcatcctcgacaaggccgactacgacgtcgccgagccgTCGGGCGAGCGGTTCCCCGTCTTCTCGCACCCCAACGCCGGCCAGCGCATCTCCTTCATCGTCCACTCGTCCGGCTCCACGGGGCTGCCCAAGCCCATCTTCCAGACGCACGCCGCCTGCATCTCCAACTACTCGAGCGGCATCCCCTACCGGGCCTTCCTGACGCTGCCGCTGTTCCACAACCACGGCATCTCGACCCTGTTCCGCGCCATCTACGCCGGCAACCGCATCGCCATCTACAACGCCAACCTGCCGCTGTCCGGCACGACGCTCGTCCGCGCCATGAACGCGACGGAGCCCGGCAGCCTGCACTGCGTGCCGTACGCGCTGAAGCTGctcgccgagaccgagggcggcatcgAGGCGCTGCAGAGGCTCAAGCTCGTCCTGTACGGCGGCAGCAGTTGCCCGGACGACCTGGGCGACCGCctggtcgaggccggcgtctACCTCGTCGGCCACTACGGAGC CACCGAGATGGGCCAGCTCATGACCTCGTTCCGCGAGCCCGGCGACAAGTACTGGAACTACATGCGGCCGCtggcctcggccaagccCTGGCTGCGCATGATCcccatcgccggcgacgtctACGAGTGCGTCgtgctcgacggcctccccTCCAAGGTGCTGTCCAACTCGGACGACCCGGCGCCCAACTCGTACCGCACCCGCGACACCTTTGTGCCGCACCCGACCATCCCGGACGCCTGGCGGTACCTTGGCCGGCTCGACGACCGCGTCACGCTGgtcaacggcgagaaggtGCTGCCCATCCCCTACGAGAACCACATCCGCGAGCACGAGCTGGTGCAGgaggtcgtcgtcttcggcgtcggcaagTCCATCCCCGggctcgtcatcgtccccAGCGAGAACGCGAAGGGCCTGTCCAGGGAGGACATCCTCAAGACACTGGGCCCGGTCATCGAGCAGGCCAACGCCAGGGCCGAGGCCTTTGGCCGCGTGTCCCCCGAGATgatcgaggtcgtcgacgtcggcaccGAGTACCCGCGCACCGACAAGGGCACCGTCATCCGCGCCGCCTTCTATAAGCAGTTCGACGCCCTCATCGAGGACGTCTACCGCCGCTTCGACGCGCCCAAGGACACTGTGTCTCGCAACGctggcggcaacggcgacggtAACGGCAACGGtaacggcggcggtgagcTCCTGACGCTCAACCTCTCCCAGCTCGAGGACCACCTGCTCGACCTCTTCCGCTCCACGCTCGGCTTCCCCAAGGTCGACAAGGACACAGACTtcttcgaggccggcgtcgataGTCTCCAGGCCAGCACGGCGCGCGGGCACAtccagcgcggcgtcgacctcggcggcaagTCGCTCGGGCAgaacgtcgtcttcgagTACCCCAACGTGCTGTCGCTGTCGAGACACCTCTACTCGCTCCGCACCGGCGAGtcggtcgtcgacgccgaggacgagatcgacgTCATGCGGCGGCTCATCGCCAAGTACTCGGACTTTGACGAGAGGAAGCCCGGCTCCGTCACCCCGGACGGCGAGACCGTCATCCTCACCGGCGCCACGGGCTCCCTCGGCGCTcacctcctcgcccaggTCGTCCGCCAGCCCTACGTCAAGGCCGTCTACTGCCTCGCGcgcgcctcgtccgccgagGAGGCAGAGTCCCGCGTGCTCCAGTCGGTGACGTCCaagggcctcggcctctcgGACGGCGACAGGGCCAAGGTGCGGTACCTCCCGACGAACCTGAGCCTGCcggacctcggcctccccgcggacgccgtcgccgagctgcgcCGGACCCTCACCACCGTCATCCACTCGGCGTGGGCCGTCAACTTCAACCTGGGCGTCGCCAGCTTCGAGGCCCAGCACATCCGCGGCGTGCACAACCTGCTCAACTTCTGCCTGGCCACCGAGACGGTCCGCCCCGCGCGGctcttcttctgctcctccgtgtccgcggcggccggcacGCCGATCCCGGCCCGCGTCAGGGAGACGTACGTCGAGAACCTCGCGCACGCCCAGAACATGGGCTACGCGCGGTCCAAGGTCGTCACGGAGCACGTCGTCaaggcggctgcggcgaAGACGGGCATGGTGGCCAGGGTGCTGCGGCTCGGCCAGATCGTCGGCGACTCGGAGGGCGGCGTCTGGAACCAGACCGAGGCCATCCCGCTGATGATCCGCAGCGCCAAGGTGATCAAGGCGCTGCCGGCGCTGGAAGAGGTGAGTTCCTCCCCTTTGATACCA ACCCCCTCGTGGATGCCCGCCGACAAGatggccctcgccgtcctcgagctcgcgcGCCTCACGGGCCCGCGCTGCACGTCCTGCGGCGCGGCCCCCTCGTCtccggacgacgaggatgcggaTCTCGTGTACCAGGTGCAGAACCCGCGGCTCTTCCACTGGACGTTCGACTTCCTCCGGGCGCTCCGGGCCGCGGGGCTCGAGTTCCAGATCGTCTCGCAGCGCGAGTGGGTGCGCCGGCTGCGCGAGTCGGACCCGGACCCGGAGCGCAACCCGACGTACAAGCTGCTGCGCTTCTTCGAGGACAAGtacgacaacgacaagccCGGTCGGCagggcctcgtcttcgagacGGAGCGGACGGGCCGGAGCAgcgcggccgtcggcgatgggTGGGATGTCGTCGGCAGCGGGCTCGTGGAGAAGATGGTGCGATGGATGGAGACGCAGTGGTAG
- a CDS encoding Dihydrodipicolinate synthetase — translation MADVRVPPTGVFVPVPTFFHSASASAGALQPKVDIDTQIKHSVYLAQNGIRGLVLLGSTGEAIHLTKAERHDLVAGVKKGLEDAGFPDYPIMAGVLTNGIDETLEWLDDYAKAGAQWGLVLVPGYFGAAANQENIKEWYTVVADKSPLPILVYNYPGVTNNVLVEPDTYKDLAQHPKIVGCKMSHGNVSLHLQVSSDPRIEHAKFRVYSGFGQQLAPIVLFGAAGVIDGLAAFYPKTVSRLFALAEKRPVEQGTLEEVQRLQYAVSRAEDFIGKTGIIGIREGIIRKAGFGALEGGRLPLKGRLPEATWTALDSLLLADIEKIEKSL, via the exons tcCAGCCCaaggtcgacatcgacacGCAGATCAAGCACAGCGTCTACCTCGCGCAGAACGGCATCCGCGGCCTGGTCCTCCTCGGCTCGACCGGCGAGGCCATCCACCTGACCAAGGCCGAGCGccacgacctcgtcgccggcgtcaagaagggcctcgaggacgccgggtTCCCCGACTACCCCATCATGGCCGGCGTGCTGACCAATGGCATCGACGAGACGCTCGAGTGGCTCGACGACTACGCGAAGGCCGGCGCCCAGTGGGGTCTCGTGCTCGTCCCGGGCTACTTTGGCGCCGCGGCCAACCAGGAGAACATCAAGGAGTGGTacaccgtcgtcgctgaCAAGAGCCCTCTGCCCATCCTCGT GTACAACTACCCCGGCGTCACAAACaacgtcctcgtcgagcccgaCACGTACAAGGACCTCGCCCAGCACCCCAAGATTGTCGGTTGCAAGAT GTCCCACGGAAACGTCTCCCTCCACCTCCAGGTCTCGTCCGACCCGCGCATCGAGCACGCAAAGTTCCGCGTCTACAGCGGCTTCGGCCAGCAGCTCGCGCCCATCGTgctcttcggcgccgccggcgtcatcgacggcctcgccgccttctACCCCAAGACCGTCTCGcgcctcttcgccctcgccgagaagcGGCCCGTCGAGCAGGGCACCCTCGAGGAGGTCCAGCGCCTGCAGTACGCCGTCAGCCGCGCCGAGGACTTCATCGGCAAGACgggcatcatcggcatccgCGAGGGCATCATCCGCAaggccggcttcggcgccctcgagggcggccgccTGCCGCTCAAGGGCCGCCTGCCCGAGGCCACGTGGACGGCGCTGGactcgctgctgctggcggatATCGAAAAGATTGAAAAGTCGCTGTAG